In the genome of Populus alba chromosome 11, ASM523922v2, whole genome shotgun sequence, one region contains:
- the LOC118031535 gene encoding uncharacterized protein isoform X3: MDEALSLLTAANSHGDLTVKLSSLKQAKDVLLSLEPSLAAELFPSLVELQYSPEGIVRQKLVEVIEEIGLKAMENCSILIPVLLGLLRDNDSVVARESIVSGTHLYCGVLEEMALQCHRRGKVERWLEGLWIWMLKFKDAVFAIALEPGPVGIKLLALKFLETYILLFTTETTDSDRLVAEGSRRLFNISWVAGGHPVLDAVSLMSDANKTLVILLDFLWSPGSLPGALMIAVVNCLAAVARKRPLHYETILSALLDFDPKVEKGCHAASIQYSLRTAFLGFLRCTYPTILESRDKLLRALRAMNAGDAAEQAIRQVDKMIKNNERTSREVRFSRDDQPTSQLPVSGDQLRKRSVPMDNEEQANGHEMAQKRSRYGPNILSTTPIQINESGPDSVFDNGVSANVHLSDSDLTPAEQMIAMIGALLAEGERGAESLELLISNIHPDLLADIVITNMKHLPKSSPPLTRLGSLPVTLQDCSSSSPAQAVAPSAPVSSAQGPIPVVTAGNLSLSDAPIVNNFPVDSKRDPRRDPRRLDPRRTATSVGAPSIAIVDDHGGMQPEMDSTVSLSKASPLPVVTSVENPPEPYISNSKIEDKSLEGLLVSKTDQVSMSEEVICRPEEIVPISEANASSDQAFSPPHTSEEGDVVLKSDFEVASGADTLYVMEPEQLSPDVSNISVPEEICQVDLPQLPPYVELTEEQQKTVRQLAVERIIESYKHLSGTECSQTRMALLARLVAQIDADDDVVVMLQKHVLVDYRQHKGQELVLHFLYHLHSLTILDSVGSASYAAVLYEKFLLVVARSLLDAFPASDKSFSKLLGEVPFLPESAFKLLDDLCHCDIFDSHGKEVRDGERVTQGLGAVWGLILGRPNNRQAFLDIALKCAVHSQDDIRSKAIRLVANKLYQLNYISQNIEQFATNMLLSVVEQHASDIKPSQSVSTDQREGEVVSQEVSVNGSQVSETGNCENDSMKGAQPLAQSVSTMSFPEVQRHISLFFALCTKNPGLLQIVFDIYGQAPKTVKQAVHRHIPVLIRALGSSYSELLRIISDPPEGCENLLMLVLQILTQETTPSANLITTVKHLYETKLEDATILIPILSSLSKNEVLPIFPRLVGLPIEKFQMALAHILQGSAHTGPALTPAEVLVAIHDINPNKDGLPLKKITDACSACFEQRTVFTQQVLAKALNQMVDQTPLPLLFMRTVIQAIDAFPSLVDFVMEILSKLVSRQVWKMPKLWVGFLKCVSQTRPHSFQVLLQLPPPQLESALNKHANLRGPLATYASQPSTKTSLPR, from the exons ATGGACGAAGCGCTCTCTCTCCTCACCGCAGCGAATTCTCACGGCGATTTGACCGTTAAGCTATCTTCTCTTAAGCAAGCCAAAGATGTTTTATTGTCACTCGAGCCGTCGTTGGCGGCTGAGCTTTTTCCGTCCTTAGTCGAACTGCAGTACTCGCCGGAGGGAATCGTCCGACAAAAGCTTGTCGA ggtaattgaagaaattggttTGAAAGCAATGGAGAATTGCTCAATACTAATACCTGTCTTATTGGGACTTTTAAGAGATAACGATTCTGTTGTTGCAAGGGAGTCTATTGTTAGTGGCACGCATTTATATTGTGGTGTTCTAGAGGAAATGGCATTGCAG TGTCACCGGCGTGGTAAGGTTGAACGATGGCTTGAAGGACTATGGATATGGATGCTTAAGTTCAAGGATGCTGTCTTTGCAATTGCATTGGAG CCTGGACCTGTTGGGATAAAGTTGCTGGCGTTGAAATTTTTGGAAACATACATCTTGCTTTTTACTACCGAGACCACTGATTCTGATAGACTTGTTGCAGAAG GAAGCAGACGGTTATTCAACATTTCATGGGTAGCTGGTGGGCATCCTGTTTTGGATGCAGTTTCTCTCATGTCAGATGCCAACAAGACACTTGTCattcttttggattttttatggtCGCCTGGTAGTCTTCCTGGTGCACTGATGATTGCTGTTGTTAATTG TCTTGCAGCTGTAGCGCGGAAGAGGCCGCTTCATTATGAGACTATTCTATCTGCCTTGCTTGATTTTGATCCAAAAGTTGAGAAGGGATGTCATGCTGCTAGTATCCAGTACTCTTTAAGAACTGCTTTTTTGGGATTCCTGCGGTGTACTTATCCAACCATCTTGGAG tCAAGGGATAAATTGTTAAGGGCTTTACGTGCAATGAATGCTGGGGATGCTGCTGAGCAAGCCATCCGGCAAGTtgataaaatgatcaaaaataaTGAGCGCACTTCTCGTGAAGTCAGGTTTAGCAGG GATGATCAGCCAACAAGCCAACTGCCTGTTTCAGGAGATCAGCTCCGGAAAAGATCTGTGCCTATGGATAATGAAGAGCAAGCTAATGGTCATGAAATGGCTCAAAAGCGGAGTCGATATGGTCCTAACATTCTGTCAACTACGCCAATCCAAATCAATGAATCTGGACCGGATTCTGTATTTGATAATGGCGTCTCTGCTAATGTTCATCTATCAGATAGTGATTTGACTCCTGCAGAACAAATGATTGCTATGATTGGTGCATTGCTTGCTGAAGGAGAGAGGGGTGCTGAATCACTTGAACTTCTTATTTCAAATATTCATCCTGATCTGCTTGCTGATATTGTCATTACTAATATGAAGCATTTGCCTAAGTCCTCCCCTCCTTTAACAAGGCTTGGCAGCTTGCCAGTAACTCTGCAAGATTGTTCTTCAAGTAGTCCAGCACAGGCAGTGGCACCATCGGCTCCAGTTTCCTCTGCACAAGGACCCATTCCAGTGGTTACTGCAGGCAATTTATCATTGTCTGATGCACCCATTGTCAATAATTTCCCTGTAGATTCGAAACGTGATCCAAGAAGG GATCCACGCCGCCTGGATCCACGTCGTACTGCTACATCAGTTGGAGCACCATCCATTGCCATTGTGGATGACCATGGTGGAATGCAACCTGAAATGGACAGCACTGTTTCTTTAAGCAAGGCTTCTCCTCTTCCTGTGGTGACATCAGTTGAGAATCCTCCAGAACCTTATATTTCAAACAGCAAAATTGAGGACAAGAGTTTAGAAGGTCTACTGGTTTCTAAAACTGATCAAGTAAGCATGAGCGAGGAGGTTATCTGTAGACCTGAGGAAATTGTCCCCATCTCAGAGGCCAACGCTTCTTCAGATCAAGCATTTTCTCCTCCTCACACTTCTGAGGAGGGTGATGTTGTATTGAAGTCAGATTTTGAAGTGGCATCTGGTGCTGACACATTATATGTGATGGAACCTGAGCAGCTTTCCCCAGATGTCTCAAACATATCTGTGCCTGAAGAGATCTGTCAAGTCGATTTACCTCAGCTTCCCCCATACGTTGAACTCACTGAAGAACAGCAGAAAACTGTGAGACAGTTAGCAGTTGAACGGATTATTGAATCTTACAAGCATCTTTCTGGGACTGAATGCAGCCAGACACGCATGGCATTACTCGCCCGATTAGTTGCTCAG ATTGATGCAGATGATGATGTTGTTGTGATGCtgcaaaaacatgttttagtggATTATCGACAACATAAG ggGCAAGAACTTGTGCTGCATTTTTTGTACCATCTACACTCTCTAACGATTTTAGATTCTGTTGGAAGTGCTTCATATGCTGCTGTTCTATATGAGAAATTCCTTTTGGTAGTG GCCAGATCTTTGTTGGATGCTTTTCCAGCTTCAGACAAGTCTTTTAGTAAACTTCTCGGTGAAGTTCCTTTCTTGCCTGAGTCTGCCTTCAAATTGTTAGACGATCTCTGCCACTGTGATATTTTTGATTCACATGGAAAAGAAGTTCGTGATGGTGAGCGAGTAACTCAGGGCCTAGGTGCTGTATGGGGTTTGATTTTGGGGCGTCCAAACAACCGGCAGGCATTCCTAGATATAGCTTTGAAG TGTGCTGTTCATTCACAAGATGACATTCGATCGAAAGCTATCCGGCTG GTGGCAAACAAACTCTATCAGCTAAACTACATATCACAAAATATTGAGCAATTTGCAACAAATATGCTGCTTTCTGTTGTGGAACAGCATGCTTCAGATATCAAACCTTCACAGTCAGTATCCACTGATCAAAGGGAAGGAGAG GTGGTAAGCCAGGAAGTGTCTGTAAATGGTTCTCAAGTCTCAGAGACTGGAAATTGTGAAAATGACTCCATGAAGGGTGCACAACCATTAGCCCAAAGTGTTTCGACCATGTCATTTCCTGAAGTGCAAAGacatatttctttattttttgctttatgtACAAAG AACCCTGGTCTCCTTCAAATTGTATTTGATATCTATGGACAAGCACCAAAAACTGTAAAACAG GCTGTTCATCGCCATATTCCAGTTCTAATAAGGGCCCTAGGCTCATCTTATTCTGAGCTGCTTCGAATAATATCTGATCCACCAGAAGGATGTGAAAATCTTTTGATGCTG GTGCTGCAAATATTGACTCAAGAAACAACACCTTCTGCTAATCTGATAACCACGGTCAAACATTTATATGAAACTAAGTTAGAG GATGCCACGATTCTTATTCCAATTTTATCTTCACTTTCGAAGAATGAG GTTTTGCCTATTTTCCCTCGGCTTGTTGGACTTCCTATAGAAAAATTCCAGATGGCACTTGCTCATATTTTACAG GGTTCAGCTCATACGGGTCCAGCTTTAACACCAGCAGAAGTGTTGGTTGCCATTCATGATATTAATCCTAATAAAGATGGGCTTCCACTCAAAAAG ATAACAGATGCCTGTTCAGCTTGTTTTGAGCAACGGACAGTTTTCACACAGCAGGTCCTGGCCAAGGCACTTAATCAGATG GTCGATCAAACTCCTCTTCCTCTACTCTTCATGAGAACAGTTATTCAGGCAATTGATGCTTTTCCTTCATTG GTTGATTTTGTTATGGAAATACTCTCCAAACTCGTGAGCAGACAG GTGTGGAAAATGCCAAAGTTGTGGGTTGGCTTCTTGAAATGTGTCTCTCAAACAAGGCCACATTCTTTTCAGGTTTTGTTGCag CTACCTCCCCCGCAGCTTGAAAGTGCTCTGAACAAGCATGCTAACCTCAGAGGCCCCTTGGCTACTTATGCCAGCCAACCAAGTACAAAAACTTCTCTACCTAG ATAA
- the LOC118031535 gene encoding uncharacterized protein isoform X2, whose product MDEALSLLTAANSHGDLTVKLSSLKQAKDVLLSLEPSLAAELFPSLVELQYSPEGIVRQKLVEVIEEIGLKAMENCSILIPVLLGLLRDNDSVVARESIVSGTHLYCGVLEEMALQCHRRGKVERWLEGLWIWMLKFKDAVFAIALEPGPVGIKLLALKFLETYILLFTTETTDSDRLVAEGSRRLFNISWVAGGHPVLDAVSLMSDANKTLVILLDFLWSPGSLPGALMIAVVNCLAAVARKRPLHYETILSALLDFDPKVEKGCHAASIQYSLRTAFLGFLRCTYPTILESRDKLLRALRAMNAGDAAEQAIRQVDKMIKNNERTSREVRFSRDDQPTSQLPVSGDQLRKRSVPMDNEEQANGHEMAQKRSRYGPNILSTTPIQINESGPDSVFDNGVSANVHLSDSDLTPAEQMIAMIGALLAEGERGAESLELLISNIHPDLLADIVITNMKHLPKSSPPLTRLGSLPVTLQDCSSSSPAQAVAPSAPVSSAQGPIPVVTAGNLSLSDAPIVNNFPVDSKRDPRRDPRRLDPRRTATSVGAPSIAIVDDHGGMQPEMDSTVSLSKASPLPVVTSVENPPEPYISNSKIEDKSLEGLLVSKTDQVSMSEEVICRPEEIVPISEANASSDQAFSPPHTSEEGDVVLKSDFEVASGADTLYVMEPEQLSPDVSNISVPEEICQVDLPQLPPYVELTEEQQKTVRQLAVERIIESYKHLSGTECSQTRMALLARLVAQIDADDDVVVMLQKHVLVDYRQHKGQELVLHFLYHLHSLTILDSVGSASYAAVLYEKFLLARSLLDAFPASDKSFSKLLGEVPFLPESAFKLLDDLCHCDIFDSHGKEVRDGERVTQGLGAVWGLILGRPNNRQAFLDIALKCAVHSQDDIRSKAIRLVANKLYQLNYISQNIEQFATNMLLSVVEQHASDIKPSQSVSTDQREGEVVSQEVSVNGSQVSETGNCENDSMKGAQPLAQSVSTMSFPEVQRHISLFFALCTKNPGLLQIVFDIYGQAPKTVKQAVHRHIPVLIRALGSSYSELLRIISDPPEGCENLLMLVLQILTQETTPSANLITTVKHLYETKLEDATILIPILSSLSKNEVLPIFPRLVGLPIEKFQMALAHILQGSAHTGPALTPAEVLVAIHDINPNKDGLPLKKITDACSACFEQRTVFTQQVLAKALNQMVDQTPLPLLFMRTVIQAIDAFPSLVDFVMEILSKLVSRQVWKMPKLWVGFLKCVSQTRPHSFQVLLQLPPPQLESALNKHANLRGPLATYASQPSTKTSLPRSTLAILGLVNERHMQQLPISSLHPSSTSSSAHGANTA is encoded by the exons ATGGACGAAGCGCTCTCTCTCCTCACCGCAGCGAATTCTCACGGCGATTTGACCGTTAAGCTATCTTCTCTTAAGCAAGCCAAAGATGTTTTATTGTCACTCGAGCCGTCGTTGGCGGCTGAGCTTTTTCCGTCCTTAGTCGAACTGCAGTACTCGCCGGAGGGAATCGTCCGACAAAAGCTTGTCGA ggtaattgaagaaattggttTGAAAGCAATGGAGAATTGCTCAATACTAATACCTGTCTTATTGGGACTTTTAAGAGATAACGATTCTGTTGTTGCAAGGGAGTCTATTGTTAGTGGCACGCATTTATATTGTGGTGTTCTAGAGGAAATGGCATTGCAG TGTCACCGGCGTGGTAAGGTTGAACGATGGCTTGAAGGACTATGGATATGGATGCTTAAGTTCAAGGATGCTGTCTTTGCAATTGCATTGGAG CCTGGACCTGTTGGGATAAAGTTGCTGGCGTTGAAATTTTTGGAAACATACATCTTGCTTTTTACTACCGAGACCACTGATTCTGATAGACTTGTTGCAGAAG GAAGCAGACGGTTATTCAACATTTCATGGGTAGCTGGTGGGCATCCTGTTTTGGATGCAGTTTCTCTCATGTCAGATGCCAACAAGACACTTGTCattcttttggattttttatggtCGCCTGGTAGTCTTCCTGGTGCACTGATGATTGCTGTTGTTAATTG TCTTGCAGCTGTAGCGCGGAAGAGGCCGCTTCATTATGAGACTATTCTATCTGCCTTGCTTGATTTTGATCCAAAAGTTGAGAAGGGATGTCATGCTGCTAGTATCCAGTACTCTTTAAGAACTGCTTTTTTGGGATTCCTGCGGTGTACTTATCCAACCATCTTGGAG tCAAGGGATAAATTGTTAAGGGCTTTACGTGCAATGAATGCTGGGGATGCTGCTGAGCAAGCCATCCGGCAAGTtgataaaatgatcaaaaataaTGAGCGCACTTCTCGTGAAGTCAGGTTTAGCAGG GATGATCAGCCAACAAGCCAACTGCCTGTTTCAGGAGATCAGCTCCGGAAAAGATCTGTGCCTATGGATAATGAAGAGCAAGCTAATGGTCATGAAATGGCTCAAAAGCGGAGTCGATATGGTCCTAACATTCTGTCAACTACGCCAATCCAAATCAATGAATCTGGACCGGATTCTGTATTTGATAATGGCGTCTCTGCTAATGTTCATCTATCAGATAGTGATTTGACTCCTGCAGAACAAATGATTGCTATGATTGGTGCATTGCTTGCTGAAGGAGAGAGGGGTGCTGAATCACTTGAACTTCTTATTTCAAATATTCATCCTGATCTGCTTGCTGATATTGTCATTACTAATATGAAGCATTTGCCTAAGTCCTCCCCTCCTTTAACAAGGCTTGGCAGCTTGCCAGTAACTCTGCAAGATTGTTCTTCAAGTAGTCCAGCACAGGCAGTGGCACCATCGGCTCCAGTTTCCTCTGCACAAGGACCCATTCCAGTGGTTACTGCAGGCAATTTATCATTGTCTGATGCACCCATTGTCAATAATTTCCCTGTAGATTCGAAACGTGATCCAAGAAGG GATCCACGCCGCCTGGATCCACGTCGTACTGCTACATCAGTTGGAGCACCATCCATTGCCATTGTGGATGACCATGGTGGAATGCAACCTGAAATGGACAGCACTGTTTCTTTAAGCAAGGCTTCTCCTCTTCCTGTGGTGACATCAGTTGAGAATCCTCCAGAACCTTATATTTCAAACAGCAAAATTGAGGACAAGAGTTTAGAAGGTCTACTGGTTTCTAAAACTGATCAAGTAAGCATGAGCGAGGAGGTTATCTGTAGACCTGAGGAAATTGTCCCCATCTCAGAGGCCAACGCTTCTTCAGATCAAGCATTTTCTCCTCCTCACACTTCTGAGGAGGGTGATGTTGTATTGAAGTCAGATTTTGAAGTGGCATCTGGTGCTGACACATTATATGTGATGGAACCTGAGCAGCTTTCCCCAGATGTCTCAAACATATCTGTGCCTGAAGAGATCTGTCAAGTCGATTTACCTCAGCTTCCCCCATACGTTGAACTCACTGAAGAACAGCAGAAAACTGTGAGACAGTTAGCAGTTGAACGGATTATTGAATCTTACAAGCATCTTTCTGGGACTGAATGCAGCCAGACACGCATGGCATTACTCGCCCGATTAGTTGCTCAG ATTGATGCAGATGATGATGTTGTTGTGATGCtgcaaaaacatgttttagtggATTATCGACAACATAAG ggGCAAGAACTTGTGCTGCATTTTTTGTACCATCTACACTCTCTAACGATTTTAGATTCTGTTGGAAGTGCTTCATATGCTGCTGTTCTATATGAGAAATTCCTTTTG GCCAGATCTTTGTTGGATGCTTTTCCAGCTTCAGACAAGTCTTTTAGTAAACTTCTCGGTGAAGTTCCTTTCTTGCCTGAGTCTGCCTTCAAATTGTTAGACGATCTCTGCCACTGTGATATTTTTGATTCACATGGAAAAGAAGTTCGTGATGGTGAGCGAGTAACTCAGGGCCTAGGTGCTGTATGGGGTTTGATTTTGGGGCGTCCAAACAACCGGCAGGCATTCCTAGATATAGCTTTGAAG TGTGCTGTTCATTCACAAGATGACATTCGATCGAAAGCTATCCGGCTG GTGGCAAACAAACTCTATCAGCTAAACTACATATCACAAAATATTGAGCAATTTGCAACAAATATGCTGCTTTCTGTTGTGGAACAGCATGCTTCAGATATCAAACCTTCACAGTCAGTATCCACTGATCAAAGGGAAGGAGAG GTGGTAAGCCAGGAAGTGTCTGTAAATGGTTCTCAAGTCTCAGAGACTGGAAATTGTGAAAATGACTCCATGAAGGGTGCACAACCATTAGCCCAAAGTGTTTCGACCATGTCATTTCCTGAAGTGCAAAGacatatttctttattttttgctttatgtACAAAG AACCCTGGTCTCCTTCAAATTGTATTTGATATCTATGGACAAGCACCAAAAACTGTAAAACAG GCTGTTCATCGCCATATTCCAGTTCTAATAAGGGCCCTAGGCTCATCTTATTCTGAGCTGCTTCGAATAATATCTGATCCACCAGAAGGATGTGAAAATCTTTTGATGCTG GTGCTGCAAATATTGACTCAAGAAACAACACCTTCTGCTAATCTGATAACCACGGTCAAACATTTATATGAAACTAAGTTAGAG GATGCCACGATTCTTATTCCAATTTTATCTTCACTTTCGAAGAATGAG GTTTTGCCTATTTTCCCTCGGCTTGTTGGACTTCCTATAGAAAAATTCCAGATGGCACTTGCTCATATTTTACAG GGTTCAGCTCATACGGGTCCAGCTTTAACACCAGCAGAAGTGTTGGTTGCCATTCATGATATTAATCCTAATAAAGATGGGCTTCCACTCAAAAAG ATAACAGATGCCTGTTCAGCTTGTTTTGAGCAACGGACAGTTTTCACACAGCAGGTCCTGGCCAAGGCACTTAATCAGATG GTCGATCAAACTCCTCTTCCTCTACTCTTCATGAGAACAGTTATTCAGGCAATTGATGCTTTTCCTTCATTG GTTGATTTTGTTATGGAAATACTCTCCAAACTCGTGAGCAGACAG GTGTGGAAAATGCCAAAGTTGTGGGTTGGCTTCTTGAAATGTGTCTCTCAAACAAGGCCACATTCTTTTCAGGTTTTGTTGCag CTACCTCCCCCGCAGCTTGAAAGTGCTCTGAACAAGCATGCTAACCTCAGAGGCCCCTTGGCTACTTATGCCAGCCAACCAAGTACAAAAACTTCTCTACCTAG ATCAACTCTTGCAATTCTTGGTCTTGTAAATGAGCGGCACATGCAGCAGCTACCAATTTCATCTTTGCACCCTTCAAGCACAAGTTCTTCAGCTCATGGAGCGAACACGGCGTGA